AAACCAATATGAAACGGCGACTCGCCTATTCGTCCGTTTCCCACATGGGATTTGTGTTAATTGGGATTGCCTCCTTCACCGACCTCGGAATTAATGGGGCAATGTTGCAGATGATTTCCCACGGATTAATTGCCTCGGTGCTGTTTTTCTTAACCGGGGTAACTTACGATCGCACCCATACCATGACCATGCAAGATATGGGGGGAATTGGGATTTTCATGCCCAAAGTTTTTGCTCTCTATACTGCTGGTGCAATGGCATCCCTTGCCCTACCTGGCATGAGTGGATTTGCCAGTGAAGTGGCGGTATTTATTGGGATTGCCACCAGTGATTTTTATAGCCTGACCTTCCGGATTGCCGTAGTCTTTCTAGCTGCAATTGGGGTGATTTTAACCCCGATTTATCTGCTGTCGATGGTGCGTCAAGTGTTTCACGGGTCCTTCTACGGGTCGAAGGAAATTCCCGCTTGTGACATCACCGATCCAGAGTTACGGGAAGACTTCATTGAAAACCAAGCAGCGGTCTGTTTTGGGACCAATTGTATTTTGCCTGGAGAAGCGGCATTTATTGATAGTCGCCCTCGGGAAGTAGCGATCGCCTTGAGTTTCTTGGTCGCGATCGTGGCGATCGGTTGTTATCCTAAAATTGCGATGCAAGTGTATGACAATACGACCGTGGCGATTAATAGTGTAGCGACCCAAGCCTACGCCCAGGTGCGATCGACCGAAACCATCGGCTTCAAAGCACCCAGCCTCACCCCAATGGCAAAAATTGCTGAATTCACTCCCGATTAATCCGGTGAGTACCAGGCTTATAACCCTAGGGATAAGATGATGAAAATGCGGGTATCTTGCGCGAGTGAGATGCCCGCATTTTCTAAGGGGTTGGAGGGTTAGAGAATCACCTTCGCCAGTTGAGATAAGTCCGTCACGGTTTTAAGGGCGGCATCGGCAATAATTTGATGACTGACGGTGGTGGGATGGACATCATCCCAAAACAGGAAGGTATTGGGGTCACTTCCGATGGATTTCTGGGCGGGGTCGGTGACATTTGTGAATCCATATTGACTGGGATTGGCGATCGCATCATTGACCAACCCATTGACATCAACCAGAATAATATTGATATTCGGGTTTTGGTCTAAATTGGCGATCGCGGAGGCCAATGCCGTATTATGAGCATTGGTAAGTTGGCTTAACAATTGCTGCGCTTGCGGGCCCCGATTTCTGACTCCAGGCGTGTTACCCAAGTCCGGGAGGTTCATCACCATAAAATTGCGAGCACCATCCTCTGCCAGTTGAGTCACCGCATTCACTACATTATTCACCGGAATTGTGACATCTGTAATCCCCGCATTCAGGTAATCATTAGACCCTGCCCAAATGGTGTATAATCCAGTGGGATTAGATACAGGAGTTTCGGCAAGAAAACTGTCAATTTGTGTTTGCAACCCAGGCAAGCTAGGTAACAGCGGATTTTGCAAGTTGAGAGAATTCACAGACGAACTCGTAGCCCCTCCAAAAGCAATATTAGTCTGAGGATTGACCTCTAACCCTAGACGAGAGGGGAGTAGTTCGGACCAAACGGGTCCATTGCTAAATCGGCCCTTGTCATATAAGGGTTCTGGGGGAAATAGACCCTGAGTTAAGGCAAACAAATTGCCATCATCGGAAAGACTGTCCCCGAAGACGTACATTTCATTAAATAAGCGACGAGGCAAGCGACCCTCCGATTGACCGAAGTTTGCAAAATGGGCGATCGCCGTCGTCTCTCCTCGGGAAACCCCCTCAGCAACATCTGGGTTTTGTTCCAGATAAAAACTCCGATCAAAAAAGGCCACAGGACTGCGACCTTCTTGCGCCCCAACTGTTATAAAATGAGCAAAGAAACCCGTCAAGGGGTCTTGCCGAACCGCCTCCGCTACA
This DNA window, taken from Laspinema palackyanum D2c, encodes the following:
- a CDS encoding SGNH/GDSL hydrolase family protein; protein product: MLSAMNLFDEGFYLARNSDVAVAVASGIFSSAAEHFFAFGDQEKRDPSAFFQTDYYLAQNPDVAAAISPNLTPFDHFINVGYREGRSPTPLFNTNFYAQTNPDVAEAVRQDPLTGFFAHFITVGAQEGRSPVAFFDRSFYLEQNPDVAEGVSRGETTAIAHFANFGQSEGRLPRRLFNEMYVFGDSLSDDGNLFALTQGLFPPEPLYDKGRFSNGPVWSELLPSRLGLEVNPQTNIAFGGATSSSVNSLNLQNPLLPSLPGLQTQIDSFLAETPVSNPTGLYTIWAGSNDYLNAGITDVTIPVNNVVNAVTQLAEDGARNFMVMNLPDLGNTPGVRNRGPQAQQLLSQLTNAHNTALASAIANLDQNPNINIILVDVNGLVNDAIANPSQYGFTNVTDPAQKSIGSDPNTFLFWDDVHPTTVSHQIIADAALKTVTDLSQLAKVIL